One region of Limnospira fusiformis SAG 85.79 genomic DNA includes:
- a CDS encoding Uma2 family endonuclease, with product MQIQSPIYPPLENGDRLTYREFEQRYAAMTTDQKAELIEGVVYMASPRRFTTHAEPHGRLITWLGVYQAATPSTAMGIEPTVRLDSDNEFQPDGVLLIPGGSSQLTSEGYIQGAPELVVEIAASSAAIDLGDKKRVYRRNGVQEYLVWQIFDQKLDWFYLEEGVYQSLSPNDEGILCSRVFPGLWLNATQLLQNNLAAVLETLQGGLASPEHQAFIQPD from the coding sequence ATGCAGATTCAATCTCCTATCTATCCGCCTTTGGAAAATGGCGATCGCCTAACTTACCGAGAATTTGAGCAACGTTACGCCGCCATGACTACAGATCAGAAAGCGGAATTAATTGAAGGAGTAGTTTATATGGCATCACCTCGGCGGTTTACCACCCATGCAGAACCCCACGGTCGTCTCATCACCTGGTTAGGGGTTTATCAAGCCGCTACCCCTTCCACCGCAATGGGTATTGAACCGACGGTTCGCCTGGACTCGGACAACGAATTTCAACCCGATGGAGTTTTGTTGATTCCGGGGGGAAGTTCCCAACTCACCTCAGAAGGCTACATTCAAGGCGCACCGGAATTGGTGGTAGAAATTGCGGCTAGTAGTGCGGCGATCGATTTAGGGGATAAAAAACGGGTTTATCGGCGCAATGGCGTGCAAGAATATCTAGTGTGGCAAATCTTCGACCAAAAACTAGATTGGTTTTATCTGGAGGAGGGAGTTTATCAGTCTCTTTCTCCCAATGATGAGGGGATTTTGTGCAGTCGGGTGTTTCCCGGTTTATGGTTAAACGCAACGCAACTATTACAAAATAATCTCGCCGCCGTTTTGGAAACCCTACAAGGGGGACTAGCTTCCCCAGAACATCAAGCCTTTATTCAACCGGATTAA
- the murG gene encoding undecaprenyldiphospho-muramoylpentapeptide beta-N-acetylglucosaminyltransferase yields the protein MTETPTRLLVAASGTGGHLFPAIATADSLSDYHIEWLGVPDRLETQLVPQKYPIHTIAVGGFQGKPGLGTLMTGTRLATAILKARHLLKQGNFQGVFTTGGYIAAPAILAARSLRLPIILHESNALPGKVTRWLAPRCTQVAIGFAVAARYLPKAQTTVVGTPVRADFTNESEPLEFPIPDHAPLVVVLGGSQGAVAVNRLVRAAAPAWLEAGIWIVHLTGNLDPDAHSLQHPHYIAMPFYDHIAPLLKRANFAVSRAGAGTLTELAITKTPAILIPYPYAAEDHQTFNAKVFAQQGAAVLIQQQDLTPEQLQGKVLYLLGDSTELNRMAEAAGSLAVVDSANRLAEVVRAVVV from the coding sequence TTGACCGAGACACCCACGCGATTATTAGTTGCAGCCAGTGGTACTGGAGGGCATCTATTTCCGGCGATCGCCACCGCCGACAGTTTAAGTGATTATCACATCGAATGGCTAGGCGTTCCAGACCGCCTGGAAACCCAGTTAGTTCCGCAAAAGTATCCGATCCATACTATCGCCGTGGGTGGATTTCAGGGAAAACCCGGCTTAGGAACTCTCATGACCGGGACTCGTCTAGCTACCGCTATCCTCAAAGCCCGCCACCTCCTCAAACAGGGTAATTTTCAAGGCGTATTCACTACAGGCGGTTATATTGCCGCCCCCGCCATTTTAGCAGCTCGTTCCCTCCGTTTACCCATAATTCTCCATGAGTCTAACGCCCTTCCCGGTAAAGTCACCCGCTGGTTAGCCCCTCGCTGTACCCAGGTGGCGATCGGCTTCGCCGTGGCTGCTAGATATCTTCCCAAGGCACAAACTACCGTCGTGGGTACTCCTGTACGCGCCGACTTTACCAACGAGTCAGAACCCTTGGAATTCCCTATTCCTGACCATGCGCCACTGGTCGTAGTTTTAGGAGGTTCTCAGGGCGCTGTCGCTGTCAATCGCTTAGTCAGGGCTGCTGCACCAGCTTGGTTAGAAGCAGGTATTTGGATAGTTCACCTCACCGGAAATCTCGACCCCGATGCACACAGCCTCCAGCATCCCCACTATATTGCTATGCCTTTTTATGATCATATAGCTCCTCTGCTGAAACGCGCTAATTTCGCAGTTAGTCGCGCCGGGGCGGGGACTTTAACTGAATTGGCGATTACTAAAACCCCCGCTATTCTGATTCCCTATCCCTACGCCGCCGAAGACCACCAAACTTTTAACGCCAAGGTTTTTGCCCAACAAGGGGCGGCGGTATTAATTCAACAGCAGGACTTGACACCAGAACAACTTCAAGGTAAAGTTTTGTATCTATTGGGTGACTCTACAGAACTCAATCGGATGGCTGAGGCGGCTGGGTCCTTGGCAGTAGTTGATAGCGCTAACCGCCTAGCTGAGGTGGTTAGGGCTGTTGTCGTGTAG
- a CDS encoding nuclear transport factor 2 family protein encodes MTRFVIFPLRYPAFSPVLSAILTIALWCGLGWGSDRAWAEEPATAPPELKMLLENIETEANRQNLEALMRFYAPDFQNTDGLNHDTLKRGLRHFWEQYYSLNYRTTLQDWERDGNAIIATTVTEIEGVKRFPDRDVILRSTITSQQRIENDMIVAQEILAERNQLTSGEAPPTVTLNIPQQVTTGREFSLDAIVEEPLGSELLIGGAIVQPVNTNAYFEPTPVSIQFLTSGGIFKIGQAPTSPEDSWVSTILMRRDGITSITQRMRVVD; translated from the coding sequence ATGACCCGCTTTGTGATTTTTCCGCTGCGCTACCCGGCTTTTTCCCCAGTTTTATCAGCCATTCTGACAATTGCTCTCTGGTGCGGTTTAGGCTGGGGGAGCGATCGCGCTTGGGCTGAGGAACCAGCCACCGCCCCACCGGAACTGAAAATGCTGTTAGAAAATATTGAGACTGAAGCTAATCGCCAAAATCTGGAAGCGTTGATGAGGTTTTATGCTCCCGATTTTCAAAATACTGATGGTTTAAATCATGATACTTTAAAACGGGGGTTAAGGCATTTTTGGGAACAATACTACTCTCTTAATTATCGCACGACTTTGCAGGATTGGGAACGAGATGGAAATGCGATTATTGCGACAACGGTTACGGAAATTGAAGGGGTGAAACGCTTTCCCGATCGCGATGTAATTTTGCGATCGACGATTACTTCCCAACAGCGCATTGAGAATGATATGATTGTGGCTCAAGAAATTTTAGCCGAACGCAATCAGTTAACTTCTGGTGAGGCTCCCCCAACTGTTACATTGAATATTCCTCAACAGGTGACCACTGGTCGAGAATTCAGCCTTGATGCTATAGTCGAAGAACCCCTAGGTTCGGAATTGTTGATTGGAGGGGCGATCGTCCAACCTGTTAATACTAATGCTTACTTTGAGCCTACGCCTGTATCTATTCAGTTTTTAACTTCTGGTGGTATTTTCAAAATTGGTCAAGCGCCCACATCACCTGAGGATAGCTGGGTTTCTACTATTCTTATGCGTCGTGATGGTATTACTTCCATTACCCAGCGCATGAGAGTTGTCGATTAA
- a CDS encoding O-linked N-acetylglucosamine transferase, SPINDLY family protein: protein MSSQLPPVSNSPSNQSPEVLLHQAETSYLQGEYDQAIAACQRALELKPNWPPVYVTMGNVSQGRGQIEEAIRCYAKALEFDPNLPQAHANLGSMFYKQGKLESAIDSYQKAIALKPDLTAVYVNLARALRQMGRESEALIVEQKANQIHSLTGGSVHLYNQGNQLFNQGKLEEAIALWKQAIVADPNLAEAYCQLGIVHRHQGQPQEAIPFLEKAIELKPNLVAAHQNICGIYRDSSDLAAARNAVDRYLKNCSSIDPIMTAIYAVSICQVSGLNAVALPRFLQLESQLPGLLAHTKPVEIKSLYANLLFALPYLRDDLEKNYKLQRLIGDRYVSLISPTSTPPRIQTTKGFGNIPSPKTVKIGILSKNFCRHSVGWCSADVIKELAALNTEIYLYWSDRPIRDKQTPVFEQVAHKVFAPQNFPQGLPNPQEIVNAIRQDQIDILLDLDSLSVQINTEVLAQKPARFCISWLGFDSPQIASDNYFIGDHYTHPPGRESYYTEKLIRMPQTFMAVSGFQRVSADPNTLRQAYRISRDQVVYLCVAPGRKFNPDLVKAQVNILKQVPDSILVHKALGDTQIIRETYAAACKAIGVGQHRIKQISRFATEEEHRKIYMLADVLLDSYPYNGGTHSLEALWFNTPLVTRRGSQFLSRMGYSFLKGVGVEMGIADSWEEYQNCGIRLGIEPELRQSIRQQLMASKKSENLAPLWNPKALAKNLYSQFQQLLNQ, encoded by the coding sequence ATGTCTTCCCAGTTACCTCCTGTTTCTAACTCCCCATCTAACCAGAGTCCTGAAGTATTATTACACCAGGCTGAGACTTCTTATCTTCAGGGAGAGTATGATCAGGCGATCGCCGCCTGTCAAAGGGCGTTAGAATTGAAACCTAACTGGCCTCCGGTTTATGTGACTATGGGTAATGTGTCTCAGGGTCGGGGTCAAATTGAAGAGGCGATCCGATGCTATGCCAAGGCTTTAGAATTTGACCCGAATTTACCCCAAGCCCATGCTAACTTGGGTAGTATGTTCTATAAACAAGGAAAATTGGAATCGGCGATCGACAGTTATCAAAAAGCGATCGCCCTCAAGCCAGATTTAACCGCAGTTTATGTTAACCTCGCCCGTGCTTTGCGACAAATGGGGCGAGAGTCGGAAGCCTTAATTGTTGAACAAAAAGCTAATCAAATTCATTCCTTAACTGGGGGTTCAGTTCATCTTTATAATCAGGGAAATCAACTTTTCAATCAGGGGAAACTAGAAGAGGCGATCGCCCTGTGGAAACAGGCTATTGTCGCTGACCCGAATTTGGCAGAAGCCTACTGTCAACTCGGTATAGTTCATAGACATCAGGGCCAGCCCCAAGAGGCGATTCCCTTCTTAGAAAAGGCGATCGAATTAAAACCCAATTTGGTCGCCGCCCACCAAAATATCTGTGGCATATATCGGGACTCCTCCGACCTCGCCGCCGCCCGCAATGCCGTAGATCGCTACCTGAAAAATTGTAGCAGTATCGACCCGATTATGACCGCCATTTATGCCGTTAGTATCTGTCAGGTTTCCGGTTTAAATGCCGTGGCTTTACCAAGATTTTTGCAGCTAGAATCACAACTGCCCGGTTTACTGGCTCACACCAAACCAGTAGAGATTAAATCCCTTTATGCTAACCTATTATTCGCCCTGCCCTATCTGCGGGATGATTTGGAAAAGAATTATAAACTACAACGATTAATTGGCGATCGCTATGTGAGCCTGATATCTCCTACTTCCACCCCCCCCCGTATTCAAACTACTAAAGGATTTGGCAATATCCCCAGCCCCAAAACCGTTAAAATTGGGATTCTTTCTAAAAACTTTTGTCGTCATTCCGTCGGCTGGTGTAGTGCCGATGTCATTAAAGAATTAGCAGCCCTCAATACAGAAATTTATCTATATTGGAGCGATCGACCTATCCGAGATAAGCAAACTCCAGTATTTGAACAAGTTGCCCACAAAGTTTTTGCCCCCCAAAACTTCCCCCAGGGACTCCCCAACCCCCAAGAAATTGTTAACGCTATTCGCCAAGACCAAATCGATATTCTCCTAGACTTAGACTCTCTCAGTGTGCAAATTAATACCGAAGTTTTAGCCCAAAAACCTGCCCGCTTTTGTATATCTTGGCTAGGTTTTGATAGCCCTCAAATTGCCTCCGATAACTATTTTATTGGCGACCATTATACCCATCCCCCCGGACGAGAATCTTATTATACCGAAAAGTTAATTAGGATGCCTCAGACATTTATGGCAGTCTCTGGCTTTCAGAGAGTATCAGCAGATCCAAATACCCTCAGACAAGCCTACCGTATTAGTCGCGACCAGGTGGTTTATTTGTGTGTAGCACCAGGACGTAAATTTAACCCTGATTTGGTGAAAGCCCAGGTCAATATCCTTAAACAAGTTCCCGACAGTATTTTAGTTCACAAAGCATTAGGAGATACCCAGATAATTCGTGAGACCTATGCGGCGGCTTGTAAGGCGATCGGTGTCGGTCAACATCGCATTAAGCAAATAAGTCGATTTGCTACCGAAGAAGAACACCGCAAAATCTATATGTTGGCAGATGTGCTATTAGATTCCTACCCCTACAATGGTGGTACTCATAGCTTGGAAGCCCTCTGGTTTAATACTCCCCTAGTCACTCGCCGTGGCTCACAATTTTTATCCCGCATGGGTTATTCTTTCTTAAAGGGTGTGGGTGTGGAAATGGGAATAGCCGACTCCTGGGAAGAGTATCAAAATTGCGGTATCCGTTTGGGTATTGAACCTGAACTTAGACAATCAATTCGCCAACAGTTAATGGCATCGAAAAAATCTGAGAATTTAGCCCCTTTATGGAATCCTAAAGCCTTGGCGAAAAATTTATATTCCCAGTTTCAGCAATTACTCAATCAATAA
- a CDS encoding Uma2 family endonuclease, whose translation MQIQSPIYPPLENGDRLTYREFEQRYAAMTTHQKAELIEGVVYMASPLRFTTHAKPHADLIGLLWTYKMATPGTEIGIEPTVRLDSDNEFQPDGVLLIPGGSSQLTSEGYIQGAPELVVEIAASSAAIDLGDKKRVYRRNGVQEYLVWQIFDQKLDWFYLEEGVYQSLSPNDEGILCSRVFPGLWLNARQLLQNNLAAVLETLQGGLASPEHQAFIQPD comes from the coding sequence ATGCAGATTCAATCTCCCATCTATCCGCCTTTGGAAAATGGCGATCGCCTAACTTACCGAGAATTTGAGCAACGTTACGCCGCCATGACTACCCATCAGAAAGCGGAATTAATTGAAGGAGTAGTTTATATGGCATCACCCCTGCGGTTTACCACCCATGCGAAACCCCACGCGGATTTAATCGGGTTGCTATGGACTTATAAAATGGCAACCCCAGGGACAGAAATAGGCATTGAACCGACGGTTCGCCTGGACTCCGACAACGAATTTCAACCCGATGGAGTTTTGTTGATTCCGGGGGGAAGTTCCCAACTGACCTCAGAAGGCTACATTCAAGGCGCACCGGAATTGGTGGTAGAAATTGCGGCTAGTAGTGCGGCGATCGATTTAGGGGATAAAAAACGGGTTTATCGGCGCAATGGGGTGCAAGAATATCTAGTGTGGCAAATCTTCGACCAAAAACTAGATTGGTTTTATCTGGAGGAGGGAGTTTATCAGTCTCTTTCTCCCAATGATGAGGGGATTTTGTGCAGTCGGGTGTTTCCCGGTTTATGGTTAAACGCAAGGCAACTATTACAAAATAATCTCGCCGCCGTTTTGGAAACCCTACAAGGGGGACTAGCTTCCCCAGAACATCAAGCCTTTATTCAACCGGATTAA
- a CDS encoding diflavin flavoprotein: MVALTDRVKAGRLTVEVAEVTTDTTTIRSLDWDRDRFDIEFGLQNGTTYNSFIIRGDQTALVDTSHAKFRQLYLDTLQGLIDPAAIDYLIISHTEPDHSGLVADILQLAPQITVVGAKVAIQFLENLVHQPFKSQQVKNGDTLDLGNGHVLEFVSAPNLHWPDTIFTYDRQTETLFTCDAFGMHYCSDLTYDSNLADIEADYRFYYECLMAPNARSVLSAIKRMRQLGNITTIATGHGPLLRHNVQELTDRYQKWSQEQSKAETTAAVFYYSDFGYSDRLSQAIAHGITKTGVAVEMMDLRSADNQEIRELASMATGLVIGMPPVSGQDAELAQEAEEAISTILASTNKKQTFGLYESGSGNDLSVYPLEVKFKAAGLKPAFPSIRITETPTENTYKLCDEAGTDMGQLLSRDKAIKQMKSLDSDVDKALGRISGGLYIITATKGEVSSAMLASWVSQASFEPLGLTIAVAKDRAIEALMQVGDTFVLNVLEENNYQALMKHFLKRFPPGADRFEGVKTQAANNGSPILNDALAYLECQVASRMELTDHWIVYATIDGGRVSNPDALPAVHHRKVGNHY, encoded by the coding sequence ATGGTAGCCCTCACTGACCGGGTTAAAGCAGGTCGGTTGACCGTTGAGGTAGCAGAAGTTACTACAGACACCACCACCATTCGATCGCTTGATTGGGACCGCGATCGCTTTGATATCGAATTTGGTCTGCAAAACGGTACAACCTATAACTCATTTATCATTCGTGGCGACCAAACCGCCTTAGTAGATACATCCCACGCCAAATTTCGGCAACTATACCTAGACACTCTCCAAGGATTAATCGACCCCGCCGCCATTGATTATCTGATTATTAGCCATACAGAACCCGACCACAGCGGTTTAGTCGCCGATATTCTGCAACTTGCGCCCCAAATTACCGTCGTCGGCGCAAAAGTTGCCATTCAATTTTTAGAAAACCTAGTTCATCAACCCTTTAAGTCTCAACAAGTTAAAAACGGTGATACATTAGACCTCGGTAACGGTCATGTGCTGGAATTCGTTTCCGCGCCTAACCTGCACTGGCCTGATACTATTTTCACCTACGATCGCCAAACCGAAACTCTCTTTACCTGCGACGCTTTCGGAATGCACTACTGTTCCGATCTCACCTACGACTCAAACCTCGCTGACATTGAGGCTGATTATCGATTCTACTATGAATGTTTGATGGCTCCCAACGCCCGGTCTGTTCTCAGCGCCATTAAGCGTATGAGACAACTGGGAAATATTACCACGATCGCCACCGGACACGGCCCCCTACTGCGCCATAACGTTCAGGAATTGACCGATCGCTATCAAAAATGGAGTCAGGAACAGTCCAAAGCCGAAACCACGGCGGCGGTATTTTACTATTCCGATTTCGGTTATAGCGATCGCCTTTCTCAAGCGATCGCCCACGGAATTACCAAAACTGGTGTCGCTGTCGAAATGATGGATCTGCGATCGGCTGATAACCAGGAAATCCGCGAGTTAGCTAGTATGGCTACCGGATTAGTCATCGGAATGCCTCCCGTATCTGGTCAAGATGCCGAACTCGCCCAGGAAGCCGAGGAAGCCATCAGCACCATTTTAGCATCTACCAACAAAAAGCAAACCTTTGGTTTGTACGAATCTGGTAGCGGTAATGATTTGTCTGTTTACCCCCTGGAAGTCAAGTTTAAAGCCGCCGGACTTAAACCCGCTTTTCCCTCAATTCGGATTACAGAAACCCCCACCGAAAACACCTATAAACTCTGTGATGAAGCCGGAACCGATATGGGACAGTTACTCAGTCGGGATAAGGCTATTAAGCAGATGAAATCCCTAGATAGCGATGTTGATAAAGCCTTGGGTCGCATTAGTGGCGGGTTATATATTATCACCGCGACTAAAGGGGAAGTGAGTAGCGCTATGTTGGCTTCCTGGGTGTCTCAGGCGAGTTTTGAACCTCTGGGGTTAACTATTGCGGTCGCTAAAGATAGGGCGATCGAAGCCCTAATGCAGGTGGGTGATACCTTTGTTCTCAATGTGTTGGAGGAGAACAATTATCAAGCCTTAATGAAGCATTTTCTCAAGCGTTTTCCCCCTGGTGCCGACCGTTTTGAAGGTGTGAAAACTCAAGCCGCTAATAATGGCAGTCCGATTTTAAATGATGCTCTGGCTTATCTGGAATGTCAGGTCGCTAGTCGCATGGAATTAACCGATCATTGGATTGTTTATGCCACTATTGATGGCGGTCGCGTTAGTAACCCTGATGCTTTACCAGCCGTTCATCATCGCAAGGTGGGAAATCACTACTAA
- a CDS encoding pentapeptide repeat-containing protein translates to MKLLTYAAATLIITIGITTAVRAENPAHLKQLLETKSCEGCDLTGAQLQGLDLNGANLRRADLTGANLAGANLNEANFNRAILVDANLADTTLIAAKLHGADLTRTNLRNANLTLAGMVIADLTEANLRGANLVGANLESADLTGANLQNVRQSVVSLGLVRLQEGSLYGFDIIGVNLRDTDLTGTNLSGADLTASDLAGANLDDANLFNTNLMNARR, encoded by the coding sequence ATGAAATTATTAACTTACGCGGCCGCAACATTAATTATTACCATTGGTATCACTACTGCAGTTCGTGCAGAAAACCCCGCCCACCTGAAGCAGTTGCTGGAGACTAAAAGCTGTGAGGGATGTGACCTGACCGGGGCACAGTTACAAGGATTAGACCTTAATGGTGCTAACCTAAGAAGGGCTGATCTAACTGGCGCTAACCTCGCGGGTGCTAATTTGAACGAGGCTAACTTCAACCGGGCTATCCTGGTTGATGCCAACCTAGCAGATACTACCCTGATTGCAGCTAAACTCCACGGCGCTGACTTAACCCGTACTAACTTGAGGAATGCTAATCTAACCCTAGCGGGGATGGTGATTGCTGACCTGACTGAGGCGAACCTGAGAGGCGCAAATCTAGTTGGTGCGAATTTGGAAAGTGCTGATTTAACTGGGGCGAATCTTCAAAATGTTCGTCAGTCTGTAGTTAGTTTGGGTTTGGTGCGTCTTCAAGAAGGCAGCCTATATGGCTTTGATATCATTGGTGTTAATTTGCGGGATACTGATTTAACAGGAACTAATCTAAGTGGGGCTGATTTGACTGCATCAGACTTAGCAGGCGCTAATTTGGATGATGCCAATTTATTCAATACTAATTTAATGAATGCCAGACGTTAG
- a CDS encoding diflavin flavoprotein: MYNSKARDVQVFLIGNDTKVLRSRTWDRLKFEVEYSLQRGTTANSYLIEADQVAIIDPPGESFTANYLKSLEDRLDFNNLKYVILGHFNANRGATIKALLEKAPQITWVCSNPATLALRESFPELTLNILTVKSEEKLNLGRGHELQLITAPTPRWPDGLLTYDPCTKILFTDKFFGAHVCGDQVFDEGWSVYNEDRRFYYDCLHAAQPKKILSILDKIAELSPIEFYATGHGPLVRYGMNELTNLYRQWSEKQKSQDLNVALLYASAYGNTASIANAIARGLTRSGVAVELINCEHAKSTEIQTSVEKCDGFIIGSPTLGGHAPTQIQTALGIILNTASTNKLAGVFGSFGWSGEAVDLIADKLKDAGYKFGFEPIRVKFKPTDITLQTCEETAIDFAQMLRRDQKRRALKSTSQSASADRTAQAVGRLVGSLCVVSCRRGEVVSGMLASWVSQATFTPPGLTVAVARDRAMESMTHIGDRFVLNILDEGKQLRKHFMKKFAPGEDRFASLSTTEASNGCLILNDALAYLECEVKNRMECGDHWVIYAQVQNGKLLNNEGVTAVHYRKTGTFY, translated from the coding sequence ATGTATAATTCAAAAGCTCGTGATGTTCAAGTTTTCTTGATTGGGAATGATACAAAAGTTTTGCGATCGCGCACTTGGGATAGACTCAAGTTTGAGGTAGAATATTCCCTACAACGGGGGACTACAGCTAATAGTTATCTCATCGAAGCTGACCAAGTGGCGATTATCGACCCTCCCGGAGAATCTTTTACCGCCAACTATCTGAAATCCCTGGAAGACCGCTTAGATTTTAACAACCTAAAATATGTGATTTTAGGGCATTTTAACGCTAACCGAGGTGCGACAATTAAAGCATTGTTAGAAAAGGCTCCCCAAATTACTTGGGTGTGTTCTAACCCCGCTACCTTGGCGCTGCGGGAATCTTTCCCAGAATTAACCTTAAATATTTTAACAGTTAAAAGTGAGGAAAAATTAAACCTGGGTCGCGGACATGAACTGCAATTAATCACCGCACCAACTCCCCGATGGCCTGATGGTCTATTGACCTATGACCCCTGTACTAAAATCCTGTTTACAGATAAGTTTTTTGGCGCTCATGTCTGCGGTGATCAAGTCTTTGATGAAGGCTGGTCAGTCTACAACGAAGACCGCCGGTTTTATTATGACTGTCTCCATGCGGCACAACCCAAAAAAATTCTGTCAATCTTAGATAAAATTGCTGAGTTATCACCCATTGAATTTTATGCCACGGGTCACGGTCCCTTAGTTCGCTATGGGATGAATGAATTAACTAATTTATATCGACAATGGAGTGAAAAACAAAAATCTCAGGATTTGAATGTGGCGCTGCTATATGCTTCTGCTTACGGGAATACCGCCTCTATTGCTAATGCGATCGCCAGAGGATTAACTAGGTCGGGAGTAGCGGTAGAATTGATTAATTGTGAACACGCTAAATCTACCGAAATTCAAACATCCGTTGAAAAATGCGATGGATTTATTATCGGTTCCCCTACCCTCGGCGGTCATGCTCCCACCCAAATACAAACCGCTTTGGGAATTATTCTAAATACCGCATCAACTAATAAATTAGCCGGGGTTTTTGGTTCCTTTGGTTGGAGTGGAGAGGCGGTAGATTTAATCGCGGATAAGTTAAAAGATGCTGGCTATAAATTCGGCTTTGAACCAATTAGGGTCAAGTTTAAACCCACAGATATCACCCTACAAACCTGCGAGGAAACTGCTATTGATTTCGCCCAAATGTTGCGACGTGACCAAAAACGCCGCGCTCTCAAATCTACTTCCCAGTCTGCTAGTGCTGACCGAACCGCTCAGGCTGTAGGTCGTTTGGTGGGTTCCCTGTGCGTGGTCTCCTGTCGCCGTGGAGAGGTGGTAAGTGGGATGTTGGCTTCGTGGGTATCTCAAGCTACTTTTACCCCCCCAGGATTGACTGTGGCTGTGGCTCGCGATCGCGCTATGGAATCCATGACTCACATAGGCGATCGCTTTGTTTTAAACATTTTGGACGAAGGTAAACAACTGCGTAAACACTTTATGAAAAAGTTTGCTCCCGGTGAGGATAGATTTGCATCCTTATCAACCACAGAAGCCTCTAACGGATGTCTGATTTTAAATGATGCTTTGGCTTATTTGGAATGTGAGGTAAAAAACCGCATGGAATGCGGCGACCACTGGGTTATTTATGCTCAAGTCCAAAACGGCAAACTATTAAATAATGAAGGTGTAACAGCAGTTCACTATCGCAAAACCGGAACTTTTTACTAA
- a CDS encoding nucleotidyltransferase family protein, producing the protein MNLPERLQEKREEILALAAQYGASNIRVFGSVARGEADADSDVDFLVEMQPGRSLLDMGGLLMELQELLGCRVDIITEKGLRPRIRQQVLAEAIRL; encoded by the coding sequence ATGAATTTACCAGAGCGACTGCAAGAGAAACGAGAGGAAATTTTGGCATTAGCTGCCCAGTATGGAGCCAGCAATATCCGTGTTTTTGGCTCCGTGGCACGGGGGGAAGCCGATGCGGATAGTGATGTAGATTTTTTGGTGGAAATGCAGCCCGGACGCAGCTTGCTGGATATGGGTGGACTGCTGATGGAACTCCAAGAGTTACTAGGCTGTCGGGTTGATATTATCACAGAGAAGGGGTTACGTCCTAGGATTCGCCAACAAGTCCTAGCGGAAGCGATACGGTTATGA
- a CDS encoding ribbon-helix-helix domain-containing protein, with product MNISLSSEIEQFLESLVESGKYASAEDAIVAGIRLLADRERIYQRRFEELQREIMVGVAASEGGEVVDGETVFCQLQQKLQQRGHQDDL from the coding sequence ATGAATATATCGTTAAGTTCAGAAATTGAGCAGTTTCTGGAAAGTCTGGTAGAAAGCGGTAAGTATGCTTCGGCTGAAGATGCGATCGTCGCAGGTATTAGGCTGTTAGCAGACCGAGAACGCATTTATCAACGGCGGTTTGAGGAATTGCAACGGGAAATTATGGTTGGTGTTGCTGCTTCCGAAGGGGGTGAGGTTGTTGATGGGGAAACAGTTTTCTGCCAACTGCAACAGAAGCTACAACAACGTGGCCATCAAGATGATTTATGA